A genomic region of Armatimonadota bacterium contains the following coding sequences:
- a CDS encoding amidase: MSEITDLPALALAERIHDGRLTAIGVVEAYLERIFHEDPRIAAYVTLLAGRARAEAVTRDAEARSGRWRGPLHGVPVAVKDLIQIEGVPLTAGSSFLGGEPSPETATVVRLLEDAGAIVLGTTTLHEFALGMTSLNPHGRTPRNPWRLDRVAGGSSGGSAAAVAAHLAAGAVGTDTGGSVRIPAALCGVVGLKPTFGRISRHGVLPLSGSFDTVGPIARCVTDAALFLGVMAGVDPADPASRDVPVDAYLEQAERARPGLRVGRLSGPFFESDLDPAAAQAVEDAARACVEAGFTVRPVFLRTPEEANLAQVTLLLAEAAAFHRDAYPGMRERYGRDVRALLDQGETVTAEMLSEARKVQSRVMAEISGVFGEVDLLLGPALPAGAPRLEDADPQGAAWSQVRQMLGRFSRLHNLAGLPAIVLPAGLTSEGLPVAVQLAAGQFREGTLLGCARVIEQALGWPPSG; the protein is encoded by the coding sequence ATGAGTGAGATCACCGACCTGCCGGCCTTGGCGCTGGCAGAGAGGATCCATGACGGGCGCCTCACCGCTATCGGCGTGGTCGAAGCGTACCTGGAGCGGATCTTCCACGAAGACCCGCGGATAGCGGCGTACGTCACCCTCCTGGCCGGACGCGCCCGGGCCGAAGCGGTCACCCGCGATGCCGAGGCGCGTTCAGGGCGCTGGCGCGGGCCGCTGCACGGCGTGCCGGTTGCCGTCAAGGACCTGATCCAGATTGAGGGCGTGCCGCTCACCGCGGGTTCGTCGTTCCTTGGGGGCGAGCCCTCGCCCGAGACCGCGACCGTGGTGCGGTTGCTGGAGGATGCGGGGGCGATCGTGCTGGGCACAACGACGCTGCACGAGTTCGCCCTTGGAATGACCTCACTCAACCCGCACGGCCGCACCCCCCGCAATCCCTGGCGGCTCGATCGCGTGGCGGGCGGATCGAGTGGAGGTTCGGCCGCGGCCGTGGCCGCCCATCTGGCGGCGGGCGCTGTCGGCACCGACACCGGCGGCTCTGTACGCATCCCCGCGGCCCTCTGCGGCGTGGTGGGCCTGAAGCCGACCTTCGGCCGGATCAGCCGACACGGCGTCCTGCCGCTGTCCGGATCGTTTGACACCGTAGGTCCCATAGCGCGGTGCGTCACCGACGCGGCGTTGTTCCTGGGCGTAATGGCAGGTGTAGATCCGGCCGATCCTGCATCACGCGACGTGCCGGTGGATGCCTATCTTGAGCAGGCGGAGCGGGCACGGCCGGGCCTGCGCGTGGGCCGGCTGTCTGGCCCGTTCTTCGAGTCGGACCTCGACCCTGCCGCGGCCCAGGCGGTGGAGGACGCTGCCCGCGCGTGCGTTGAGGCCGGCTTCACCGTTCGTCCGGTTTTCCTGCGGACTCCCGAGGAGGCCAACCTGGCGCAGGTAACGCTGCTTCTTGCCGAAGCGGCCGCGTTCCACCGTGATGCCTATCCGGGGATGCGGGAGCGCTACGGCCGGGATGTGCGCGCACTGCTGGACCAGGGAGAGACAGTCACCGCAGAGATGCTTTCCGAGGCGCGGAAGGTACAGTCGCGGGTCATGGCCGAGATCTCCGGTGTCTTCGGTGAGGTGGATCTCCTGCTGGGGCCTGCGCTGCCCGCCGGCGCCCCTCGTCTGGAGGATGCCGACCCGCAGGGCGCCGCATGGTCCCAGGTGCGCCAGATGCTGGGCAGGTTCTCCCGGCTGCACAACCTGGCGGGCCTTCCCGCGATCGTCCTCCCGGCGGGTCTCACCAGTGAAGGGCTGCCCGTGGCAGTGCAACTGGCCGCGGGCCAGTTCCGCGAGGGCACGCTGCTTGGTTGCGCGCGAGTGATCGAGCAGGCGCTGGGATGGCCGCCTAGTGGATGA
- a CDS encoding L-lactate permease: MTPAGVIPMPDEVWRVGLAAVPIVIVLVGLLGLNWSGVRSGAVALAAAAALGLTIFAVPAGGVAVALWRSLALSLHVLYIIWAALVLYKFADESGAIRSIGRAIGHLTGDRVLQLLIIGFAFSSFLQGVAGFGVPVAVTAPLLLGLGFTPLESAAIPLIGHAWSVTMGDMASSFQALRAVTGLPPHEMGNWIAVFLGLSAVASGFAVAHMHGGARSSGRAFGSILTMGLAMGLTHLVLSVTQHWTIASFGAGMVGLAVGIGLTRLGRRGDAGAVPTRAPLEQIAGSGTGEMPFQMAFLPYYVLIAVIASATFVPGLHQTLEHVAFSFRYPEITTGLGWKTGAGAFALPIFGHPGALLLYASGIAAVLFNLLGRPSPDWGAVWKGVSKQGLPTTLTILALVGTAMIMLYSGMTYLLARGLVLLVGSFFPLISPFIGLLGAVITGSNTNSNVLFGALQRDGAQMLAMNPALMAALQSSGGSLGSMIAPAKVVLATATTGLLGQEGRVMRATAPYAIAMAAAIGLLGWILLSR; this comes from the coding sequence ATGACACCAGCCGGGGTGATCCCAATGCCCGATGAAGTGTGGCGCGTCGGGCTGGCCGCCGTACCCATCGTCATCGTGCTCGTGGGTTTGCTGGGACTGAACTGGAGTGGCGTGCGGTCGGGCGCCGTGGCGCTGGCTGCCGCCGCCGCGCTTGGTCTGACCATCTTCGCGGTGCCGGCAGGTGGTGTGGCCGTTGCGCTGTGGCGCTCTCTTGCCTTGAGCCTTCACGTGCTCTACATCATCTGGGCTGCCCTGGTCCTGTACAAGTTCGCCGACGAGTCGGGCGCGATACGGAGCATCGGGCGCGCCATCGGGCACCTCACCGGCGACCGCGTGCTGCAGTTGCTGATAATCGGGTTCGCGTTCAGCTCGTTCCTGCAGGGAGTGGCCGGGTTCGGCGTTCCCGTCGCAGTAACCGCCCCACTGCTCCTGGGGCTGGGCTTCACGCCGCTTGAGTCCGCCGCGATCCCTTTGATCGGCCACGCCTGGTCGGTAACGATGGGAGACATGGCCTCCTCGTTCCAGGCGCTCCGCGCCGTCACCGGCCTGCCGCCGCACGAGATGGGAAACTGGATCGCGGTGTTCCTGGGGCTCTCCGCGGTTGCAAGCGGGTTCGCGGTCGCCCACATGCACGGCGGAGCCCGATCGTCTGGGCGCGCGTTCGGCTCGATCCTGACGATGGGCCTGGCGATGGGCCTGACGCACCTGGTGCTTTCCGTCACGCAGCACTGGACGATCGCCTCGTTCGGCGCCGGAATGGTCGGCCTCGCCGTCGGCATCGGCCTCACCCGACTGGGCAGGCGCGGTGACGCCGGCGCCGTGCCCACGCGTGCCCCCCTGGAGCAGATTGCCGGCTCCGGTACCGGGGAGATGCCGTTCCAGATGGCCTTTCTGCCCTACTACGTCCTAATCGCTGTGATAGCCTCGGCCACGTTCGTGCCAGGGCTGCACCAGACCCTCGAGCACGTGGCGTTCTCCTTCAGGTACCCCGAGATCACGACCGGCCTGGGCTGGAAGACGGGTGCAGGGGCCTTTGCGCTCCCGATCTTCGGCCACCCCGGCGCGCTGCTCCTATACGCTTCAGGGATCGCGGCAGTGCTGTTCAATCTACTGGGCCGCCCGTCGCCGGACTGGGGCGCTGTCTGGAAGGGCGTGAGCAAGCAGGGACTGCCAACAACGCTTACGATACTGGCCCTGGTCGGCACCGCCATGATCATGCTCTACAGCGGCATGACCTACCTCCTGGCCCGCGGGCTCGTCTTGCTGGTGGGATCGTTCTTCCCGTTGATATCGCCTTTCATCGGCCTGCTGGGAGCGGTAATCACCGGAAGCAACACCAACTCGAACGTGCTGTTCGGCGCGCTCCAGCGCGACGGAGCGCAGATGCTGGCCATGAACCCGGCCCTGATGGCCGCCCTGCAGTCCTCCGGGGGCTCGCTCGGCTCGATGATTGCGCCGGCGAAGGTGGTCCTGGCGACCGCAACCACCGGGCTGCTGGGGCAGGAGGGCAGGGTCATGCGGGCCACCGCTCCGTACGCGATCGCGATGGCCGCGGCAATTGGCCTGTTGGGATGGATCCTGCTGTCGCGATAG